The genomic segment TGCTGACTACATTAAGATTAAATGAAATCGCTTTTGGTAAGACCACAGCTCTTGTAGTTCGGTGTCCATGTCCAATCGTATAACGTGGATATAAATCTAaatgttatgaaaattatGCACCGTGGTACCTGTCTATCAATCGTTACACTTTCAATAccaaaccgctgaaccgatctTGATGAAATATAGAATATTCGAGGTCAAACTCAGCAGGACAGAATgtccccgatttgatcaaagtaCCTTCCCTTTTAATACTGGAACAGAAAAGTcgcactctccttgtataatTAATGAACaggatattttttgtatgtgatatgagtgccgtgtggttcccggaaaaaagcataggaccactccatctctttcccttggatgtcgttaaaggcgactaagagataggcttataaacttgggattcttcttttaggcgatgggctaccaacctgtcactatttggttCTATAACGTTCCTATCagttcaaggctgttggctctgtctaactcgCAAAggatagacgtgtttatatgtatatatgtatgagatGTGGACATGTATCTTCCATTGTCTTTATATCCAAGGGGACGTAAAAGGATTATCTGTCCACAGTAATGTCAAAGAGTGACCTCGACACTAACCTACTGACACCGTTCCATATACTACTATGTCTACCATATATTAATTCAACTATTCGATGCTCATACAGTGAGGAAAAACTTACTAAGGAAATCAGCACATTCAGAAAAGTGGATACGTCGTAACCATGACATATTGCGGAGGTTAGATCTTAATCGCCATGATTATGGTCATAAGGCGCccccgggctcctttccagagaGGGGGGAGGGGGGGAACCTCTCTGGCTCTTCTAAAACAACTGATCGCGTTACCTCGTCCGGATCTTTTGCCCGTATCCCTGGATAGATTAAATATAGTCGCTTCTCGCTGTCTGTCCATATGTATTTCATATCTGCAAAACTATCCAAGGTATTTCAGTGGATTATTTGTATATGTGATGCAGaagaaatgtttatattatgtaggtatataacatCAGCATTGCACCCATACGAAGCCGGGGCGACCCGCTAGTGTTTAATAAGTATTTGAGAACTGAGAATCATATGAAAGAAGATATTATAACGAGAaagaaagattattttaagtacatagttctcaaaaaattacaaaatcaatTTGATGACAACTTCTCCATCCTGGCTTTAGTGACCATgaatcctgaattgggtgagtcaggtcagacacgaagcgacacccatctgacctccgcaacctttgcaaggtaACAAAACCCGTAACACTGATCATGATAACGtcatatttgaataataataaaaggataggaccactctatctctttcccatggatgtcgtaaaaggcgactaagggataggcttacaaacttaggattttttttaggcgatggactagaaacctgtcactatttgaatctcaatactatcattaagccaaaaagctgaacgtggtcattcagtcttttcaagtctggtggctctgtctaacccgcaagggatatagacgtgaccatatgtatgtatttgaataaatgcaaaacataatattatttacaagcatttaatatgtaaaatacataattcaatttatacaTTCAGTTCATAGAATTACATTCGGTCAAAAATCCTCAAAACACTCTTTTGTAGTCATTTTTAGCCCCTTACAATTATTTCCCtcttcaattccatcaaaaagCCATAAGGGATATACAAATAAGTATACATTCATAATATAACATTTGCATACACGAATTCGATGCATCACGCTTTTGTTAAGCCAACCCCCTTATTCACGAATGTTGAAAGACCATACTTCTCTCTTTCTACCACCGCAGTTAACCTCAAAGCTAGAAAGAGATAGACCATCTTAGCGCCACCagcaattattttgtttttatttttcctagaCCACAGGAAAAATCCTGGAAGAAATTTTCGATAAGGCCGCTTTTTGTTCAATCGTCTGAATACAAAAACGGAACCCTTATAGGATCACTCGTGTGTCTGTCCGTCCGTCGCTAACAGTGAATTATCTCCGAATCTATTagtttgaaatttggtacacataTCAATTCCTGTGACCCAAACACAGAGGTGTGACGTGAGCAGATTAAATCTGTATATGGGGGGTCATTTTTGGGGGCGaaggggaaaattaaaaaaaaaaaatctgaagaCTGCATCGTGTGgcatatcaaatgaaaggtcttgTTGAGAAGATCTTAAATGtaagtgtaattttaaaataaataagtttccaAGTTATTCAAGAAAATAGACGAAAATTGACCATTCCCCCCctaactaacctaacctaaaatttttataaaaatacagaaattagTTTTCTCCTTATAGATTATAGGAAAACCTATAAGTAGTccatgatattaaaataacatggtAAATCACTCAATATTGTGCGTACCAACTTACATTTGCAGGTGGAATGTGTGGGAgaacatatttttagttaccacaaacaaatttgggtcagatttaaaaaaacatgataggTAACATCGTACGGAATTCCTTCACGCGAGTTCAACTCGCACTTGTCtcctttttttacttactaatTGATTTTCAAATTCCGTGAATTATCTCCAAGGCGagttgcattttatttaaacaattttacacGCTTATTTGCTGGAGAATGCAAAGGAATCAAAATTTGACACAGACTaaaactttccacttgccacgatctatgTCAATGAAAGTGTCTATGAAAAAATGAAGCAGAATAAGTATGCAGCTTATTCTGCTTCATTTTTTCATAGACACTTGTCGGTTTAGGATGCTCTTCATCCAAGATTCTAAATCTGGGTAAATGAGGATGTAATGtcaataatcacgtctacatcctctgcggggtagacagagtcaacaattaTCAAAACACTAAAATGCTACGCTCAGCtgaatttcatattaaaagtacattcagttttacaattttaagaaGTTGCCTACCAAAATTTCAGCTAATTCTTaattaaaaggtttttttttacattgagGACCACAGTATGTCCTATAACTATCTAACTGACTTTGGGGCTAACTTAATCTATCTTGTGGGATAacttaaatgtaatttgttccgtaatatatttatttatgcgtTCTAtgcaatttcaaacattctgTCTAGTGTTCTAAGACTCAATTTCCAATCTCCTTTTTCCCTGTACCATAGATTTTCTGACATAGACTAGAAAACCTCCAGTCGTTCAACGCCTCGGAATTTTCTTTCACCAAATTCCTATACAAAGTTCGTATTTCTGACATTTTCTTAGAACACGCCAACggactttttttcaaaacattaGACACGTCTAaccacaaatattttcttacatatTTCGGATTTTTGAACTGATCCAAATTTtctaaatacaaaatcaaCAATTGTTCAATTTCTTCATCACACCAATTGTATTCTGTCTTATCTTCAACATCAACTTTATCGTTTTCAGCCAAGGCTTTAAGTGTTATTTCCTCAGTAATTATTTCCTTTATCAATTCACTGAGTAAAGTATTTTGACCTACACCTTCACCAGTCTCAATATTGTaggaatttttcaaataattaaccTTATTGAATACGTTTGTAACAGGTTCGCCAACGAAATTAGCAAGTTCAGTCCACAGATGTCGCTTTTCAAATCTAGGACTATTGAATTCTTtgatatgtaataaataaaatcttagcGCTTGTTCAACTTTTTCTACAGCTAGTGGTACATCTTTAAAGGTCTTCCCTGCCTTCAAACTTTTCTGTGTTTTAGAAAACTTAGGTTTCAATGCCAAAATCTTTTCGAGCAATGTGAAGTATGGCgtctttttcttattaacaTCATTCTTAGCTTCTCTATGGTTACTTCTCAATTTCGCGAACATCTTTCTACATGATAGAGGAGTTTTGTtcaattttgttgaaatttcaTTCCACATTTCTGTAGGATTTATTACTTCGCTTTTTCTAGATCTTACATAGTtcaaataatgtattaaaagtCTTTTTTTAGTGCGTTTAATCCACTTGTTGTTCGGATTGACAGTTGGAGCTTCATTTTTGACCGTTTCTTCACTTTTGTTCATGTCTTGGGAATTTTGTATGATTATTTGTGCGTCTTCCATATTAGTTATATCTTGACCTTCCGGTATAACGATGATGCATTGGTAATCGTCCtctgaaaacataaaaaaaatgagacaatatgaaattaatgttaatgcAAACTTACTAAACGCTTTTTACATTCTTGGCCATGGACTTTATGGATTAAGTTTGAAAGTAAATTACGACCTACATTTTATGATACGAATCagtgcttttttttaaatacgtaAATTAAGTATATAGGTTGGAAAGAATACCTTCTTGCCCATAATTCTTGATGTCTTCCTCATACAGCACCTCCATTTGCTCGCGGTCTCCATCATCCATGGAGACATCAAGGCTATCCACCTCATGCCCTTTTGCCGCGAAAATTTCATCTATCAACGAGTAATATTTCCAATGAATGATCACTTTAGGGTCCATCACTTTCATCTTCTTCATTTTTTGATAAGCCTTCTTCAATTCATTAAACTTTATCATACAAGATATATCAGACTTCCCTATTTCATTGGCTACATTTCTCCATACGCTACTATCATTCAAATTATCTAAAATAATCTGGAAATTCTCTCCAAAatgtcttattattattttaatttccttcGCAGCCCAATCGTCTTCtgcagttttattatttttcaatttcgaTTTCAACGCTCTATAACCAAAAACCTTTTTGCATAATGTGTAAAATGGCCATACAATAGGAATGTCAGGTTTTTCAATTTCCTTTCGTATGTATgatgtgtacatatttttcaaatgtcTGAATTTCTGAGCGCAATCACTCCCTGCCAATCCTAGCTGCTTCCCGAGTTGTCCCCATAGGAAATCTCTTTTCTTTTGTGTTGTTGCAAatttatctttgttttttaagtAGTACTCGAGTATTTTGAACATTTTCGACTGTGTGAAAGTTCGTTTCATGTGTTTTGTGAAGCCTCTTTCGTCATATTCGTCTTCGTCAGACCACAGCTCGTGCCTTTCTTGTATATTCTCGTCTAAATCCACTGTGAGCTTTTTCACTGAAacataataaatcaaaaattactgaacaattcatattatatttgcCACAAAGACAAGGATTACATAAGAGTTGATAAGGCTAAGATAGACTTCAAGTAACATCATTTGATTTCTGAAAATTTCGAGCGAGCCAGGCGTATGTACATCtagttttatcattaaatttaagtttaatttctatgagtaaaatttcattatcacCTTAAGAGTTGTAGAAGACACTAGTAATTAcagaaaacaaaattcaataCATACCAGCAACTTTACCAGAATCATTCTGCTtctctatttctttttcatttaattcggTCAAATAACACATTGAACTTGTATCCATTCCGTAATCGAAGATCCTGTCAAACAAATCTATATATTTCCAGTCAATTTGCATATCAGGATACTCCTTCTTATCTTCTAATATCGACTTATACAAAACTGTTAGGTCTTTCCACTGTAGCCTGCAGTTCTTAACACTTTTATTCAGTTTCCTAGCTATGCTTGCCCAACAAACGTAATGGCATACGGAATCCTTAAATAGCTCTATGTTATCATAGAAATACTTCACCAATTCGTCCAAATCATCATTAGACCAGACGTTACTTTCTCCACATGTATCTTTGTCCATTTCTAACTGTACATCCTTCGCTATAATGTTATCAAATAATATGCAAACTGGAACACGTGAAAATATATCATAATCACCCTGTGTATATTTATCTAAATGTTCTACcttcatttcattaaatttatttttacacacatCAGGTTTTTTATCCAACAGTCTGCCCACTTCGTTCCAGAGAAAACTATCTGGTATTGACAGATCTTGAAACTCATCAtaacaatcaaaataatatttaactaatACAGTAATTTCAGTGATATTCCAATCATCATTATGATAAGGACCCAAATTTGAAATGATAGGTTTAGCAGCTGATTCTGCATTGGTTGAAACATATTTACGTTGAAATTCCTCATCATCTCGAAATATTTGATCACATAAAGACATATACGGCCACTGAATGCTCTCTGAGCCAGATGTAGCTCGCTTgtttaacattttcaaataatggTGCTTATAATTGAAAAACCTTTTATGCCAATATTCACCGTCCTCTTCACCAATATCAATGGCTATTTGCTCCCACAAATCTTTGGGCTTTATGTCTTTTTGcatatcttttttatacttcAAATATAAGTTAAACATCAATTCAACTTTGtcatcagtatttttatttatctttatgcTTTTCACAATCATAGGAGGTTCTTCAGTTTTCTGACATTCTTCAGGCAATTTCACTAGCCTCGGTTCATCTTGATCTATACTTTCTTTGATGATAGCGTTTACCAAACTGTCATCATAAAACGCCTTATGACAGAGATCAAGATACGGAAAATTCACTACAACACCTTTATGTTGATTGATTAAATACTGAGCGTATTTCCTTTTCATGTTACGTAGTTTAATTTCACATGATGTGGCATTTTTGCCCGATAACATTGTTTTGCAACAAATACTCCAGAGATGTTTCTTCTTAGTGTTGCCAGTCAtgaaattttctttgttatcaACATAGAATATTAATAGACGGTTTATTTCTTCTGGAGCCcatctttcttttatttgttctGAAGTAAGATTTGTATCAATATTCATGGTATCTTCAGTAGCTTCTTCATCATCAACATCCTGCATGATGTATGTTGCATCAGTGGGCAGGTCCTGGATCTGAACACCCATGCTTTCTAAGTTATCGATAGTGGTTACCGAGCCTTCCACACCTTCCACAGCTCCATCGGACTCTGTAAAATAACAACACATGCATTCATTGCTTTATCTCTATTGGGTTGACAGAGCTCATAATCagaaaaagattgaaaggcctcaatcagctgtatggtttgaCAACTAAAgtgtgattcaaataatgtcAGATTATACATTCTTCATTACTTCAATTATAAGTAATGTTGCCACTGATAAGTTTTATCTCAAATGCTAGTATGttgataaataacaaaacatctGAAAATACATTCACTTTCAGAAAACTGAATGAATTTTCAGATGTTTTGCAAGAAAAAGAATTGATATGAAAATACAGTTTGCCACATAGAATAATAAGTAACCTTGTTATTATGGGTACTATATTTGTCCCTGTGGCCCAATGTACTTGTTGTCTTATAAAGTATTTAAGAAGTCATTTCAAACACTAACATTTAAATTCTTTACTTAAACCATTAAattgttagataatgcttttaACATAAGTCTTGTTTTGTGCAATATTAATAACTTACCATTTACATAGAAGAGCAGAATCTCCCCACTCTCCTCCATTTCTGTTTTGACCACTATCTGCTCCATATTGTAGGTTTTCTTCTAAaatcatgaataaataaaaggtaaaAGTTGGTCTTGTAACttaagtacaaaattaaaGTCTTATTTGCGATTTTTGCTTAACTTAAGAGGAAACAAGTTCCCAAAAAATTTCAACggattgatttaaatttgGGACTATTttgtctttctttttcttatccCAGTCATATTTGGTCAAAACAGATAACAAAATAAGAtgtacacatacacacatcttacatctatatccttcacaaggtagacagaaccaaccaACTTGACAAGACAAATGCAATGTTCAAATTTAAGTATGACTTTAATggattgaggttcaaataatgctaacccatcgcctacaagaagaatcccaagattattcgccttttacgacaccctggaaaagatatggtaaataaagatattacagtAACAAAGTACCTTTGAAAGTTACTAACATTGGTAGTaaaatctgttttatttattaaatattttgcagaATCACATAAAATGTTCCAACAAAATTTTGGCAAGGAACAAGCAAGCAAGGATATATTATACTATCTCATAGGAAGATAACCTGACAGTACTTACTtaccaattaaataaaacggagtttaaaaatttgatattGGCGGCGAAACCGTCAGCTTTAGCCATCAGATATTCGGATACTATactgaataaaacaaatcaattCTTTAATGaggaaaattatatatattctgaGTAGCGTTTAGTTAGAACTAAAAGAACAAATTGGACTAGGCATGGCGATCTGAGATCGATTAATCGAAGAATCGATTttgtagaccaaaaaaatcGATATTTTAAATCGATATTGTGTTCTTAATCGATCCATTGAATCGATATTTCACCCTCGAAATCGAGATTcgattttttctgttttgatacgaacataaaattatttacaattggttgaatgtatgtattgaacATCGCAAGTGATGAGCGTAATCGCTTGGATCCTAGCAGGCTAGACAgattattattcttaaaaagcTTGGATATTGAGTACTGGGAACTATAAACTaactttttaatgtaaactaaatttttaactgaaataaatatcttttttaatacCTGTTACTTTGATTTAGTAGTAAAAACCCTTTAATTGGTAAATGggtttgtatttgtattaaaaacatagaCTCAATAAGCAACTCGGAAAAAgatcaattttttcaaaatcgaTTCTTTTCACCTCGATTTTTTTGTGTATCGATTTATTAGACTTCGATTCGAATCGATTTAAAAATCGATCTTTTTTGGAAAGAATCGCCATCCCTAAATTGGACTCGACTCGACGTAGGTAATCGCTTCGTTTAGTTTGCGACTTTGAGTTACGGCGTCGCGTGCGTGCTTGCGTTGCGTTTGCTTCAGTGACGCCTGTCAACTGTTAATGACAGTGAAAGCTGCCAACTGTTTATGACAGTGAAAGCCATAAAGCTGTCAACTAAACTGTTATTGTCAGTATcaagtcattattttttattcttcgtTTTGGCAATCAAACTTCATGTTCATGAGCTTATTTTTGCCAGTGCCAAGTTTAGACAGTTCTAGTCagaattttatacttataaatcaTTACTAGTCCAGCCAACACACATTTTGGGAAAATATACAGCACAAACAACATGCCGATTTAGTTCCCACCAAAAAGTCCATTATTTTCTTTCCGTGGCAATACAAGTATGAGGCGCATTCATGTAataatttggcacagatatagaatagacttcCGGGGGTGATATAGGCTCCTTCTTTTCTGGAATTTACCACAGGAGCAAAGCCCCGCACAATAACTAGTGACATGAAAAAGCAAGTTTCCTCATAATGTTTCCGTTAGAGCTTAGATTAGCTTAATGTACGAATGTGTGGCGACATCTTTACGCCAAAAGTCAAtcatgaaatctttgcttgcgcgatgtAGACTCTTTTCTGTTATTAGTTAATAGCGCCGGGTGATTAGCTGTTGTGACTTGTgccgtagagatgtcgccacacatTCGTACATTCAACCGTAGatgataattaaaatctagtaataaataaaataaaacgattaAGTACGTATAATGacaacaaaatttaatcttcaattttatacatacaaacaaatcaGTCCACTACAAAAAATTGTGAAGgtacttaaaaacaaaaaaggtaCTGTCGGTAACAAAAGTCAGTAGGTAccacttttgtttttaatgatgtTTATAATGACTTATAAAAgccattttaaacaaaatatatttaatcataaaaaatcaaactaatgtatgtcAATccagtgtaaaataaaaacatacttagtacataattaaaataaactactcaataaaataaaacgataaCGATACAATTTTGGTGTTCTAATTAGttctattatatttgtataagtaggtaattaataCTGACGAGTGATTACTTTCATTCTAAAATGTTTTACATCTACGATTAAACAAAAATGCGAAAAATTGCATctaaaatttcttataaagTATTTGGTCTCGAGCTTGATAAGCTGTTTTGTGTAATGATATGAAATgtcacttttataaataactttcatAATCGGTTCTAAtggttatttattcaaaacaagacctttcaatgttttttaaataattctaagGTTAAATTCGTGCACAAAGTTGGCAGAGAACTTTTATTACCCAGCTAATGAAACAGAAATGACCCTACAAAGTTGATGAAGTGAAATATTTTCGAACTgggctttatttattttgttgaatatGCTTTTACcataaatcaatataatccatattatttttaggtacatacatatgtttttaaaacttatatattagagttataaatctcaatgttacttttttaaaatgagCTACAATATAGGAAATTGTACAATTACAGGATTGGGTACATCAAGagacaaaaatttattgtcatttttatttataatacgaCATAATTGGACATAATtgttctgaaaataaatgctttttatgtgtgttaaaatataattatcaataaaataatctttttatttattaagaaaaataagttaattagAGTGAAGGtaacatcaaataaataaggCCTCTatgccttttttattttaaggtaaACATATATACTAAGGTAACTGTATACTTAAAAGTAATAAGCATTTTTACTTCTGTCGCGTCAATATCAGATTAATGGCacactaaaaataaagtttacatAGTGAAaatccatttaaaaaataacaaaagatacctttacaaaaaataaacaatctaaattgtttttaatttcattgaacatattgattttcattaattctttacacttatatttttgtttgatcaCTAGTATACTCTTTGCGCACATTGAACATAATAAACACAACAACTATATATTAATGTACAAATCACTATACGAAAACAAaacatcttaaaaaatatttgttcaaaAATGTCCAGCATTTTCGCCATTACGAGTActatttatgttataaaattgttttatctaGATTACCACAGTGACCCCGAGCTGTAATTATTGTTAGTTCATTCGCGTTATTATGTAAGGAgccgaaatttaaatatcaaggCACCTATATTTGATCAGTGTGAATATAGAACTATCTTGTACTTACCCGACTGCATATTAATTGTGTAAAATGTTTTCGGGTGTTTAATTGCTTTGGCACGTTCTGTAACATGTAGTTAGTTAGATTTTAGGGTGAATTGGTTTATTgttctaaattaaattcagattATTACCTATTCGTGCAGTCgagatttttcaaataatctaACCTCGTTTAATAacacaaaaacataacattgtttataaaaatataatgttggACGCTGTATCTTAAttctgattaaaattattgaaaggtgaaatttttttaaattataattatattttttgaatgGCACTTATATTAACCAGgttcacttaaaaattaagtacgtCTAGACATTTCACACACTaacttaagtatatttttgaattaaggtacaataaaggaaaataagGGTGAAGCTTAAATTATTAGGATACATTGTTAACAACTTCAATGCTAACACAAAATTACTAATTACATCAAAGATTAAGTATTTAAGGAAGTAATATTTAGATTACCTATTACTTAGTCTGAAACAAGATAGACTACAGTAGTCATTATCATCGTTTTCAAATAATGTACCTAGTagttttctaaatttttattaaatccagTGATCAAATCCAAGGAAATGTAGTTTCTATCTTGTATCAAACTATAactctatatattttactgcATTTGCTTCCTCAACTCTCATACATAATACCCGTTTTCAAAGCTAAGCTCTATTATatacaaacaatatatatatcaaaatcCTAAAGTCACTCTTAAACAGACTGATGTAATAATACATGCCTTCTGCGCATAAAATCTTGAGATTTCATAAGCTAATCATATTCCTTGAACAATCTTCAGTTGAACATCTGAACAATCGCtgcttcaaataaatatagagcACATTCAAAGCTctgcagagattacatcttctttttgattaaatattaatatttaccaCACTTCGCATTTGTGCTTCGGGTTCATTTTTGATCCAATCGGACATTTAAACTCTTCAGAAAATTCCTTCAAATTCGATATGGGCCCAATAACTCTGTACTTAGCAACGGTGTGGTCGTCTTTCTCGATTTGCATCTTCGTTGATTCATTTGTCATTGCAGAACACCACacctatttcaaatttatttttattattgtcaatcaatattagtattgaagaaaaaaaaaacagtgcaCGAGATTTCGATTACCta from the Amyelois transitella isolate CPQ chromosome 25, ilAmyTran1.1, whole genome shotgun sequence genome contains:
- the LOC106137166 gene encoding uncharacterized protein LOC106137166, coding for MEQIVVKTEMEESGEILLFYVNESDGAVEGVEGSVTTIDNLESMGVQIQDLPTDATYIMQDVDDEEATEDTMNIDTNLTSEQIKERWAPEEINRLLIFYVDNKENFMTGNTKKKHLWSICCKTMLSGKNATSCEIKLRNMKRKYAQYLINQHKGVVVNFPYLDLCHKAFYDDSLVNAIIKESIDQDEPRLVKLPEECQKTEEPPMIVKSIKINKNTDDKVELMFNLYLKYKKDMQKDIKPKDLWEQIAIDIGEEDGEYWHKRFFNYKHHYLKMLNKRATSGSESIQWPYMSLCDQIFRDDEEFQRKYVSTNAESAAKPIISNLGPYHNDDWNITEITVLVKYYFDCYDEFQDLSIPDSFLWNEVGRLLDKKPDVCKNKFNEMKVEHLDKYTQGDYDIFSRVPVCILFDNIIAKDVQLEMDKDTCGESNVWSNDDLDELVKYFYDNIELFKDSVCHYVCWASIARKLNKSVKNCRLQWKDLTVLYKSILEDKKEYPDMQIDWKYIDLFDRIFDYGMDTSSMCYLTELNEKEIEKQNDSGKVAVKKLTVDLDENIQERHELWSDEDEYDERGFTKHMKRTFTQSKMFKILEYYLKNKDKFATTQKKRDFLWGQLGKQLGLAGSDCAQKFRHLKNMYTSYIRKEIEKPDIPIVWPFYTLCKKVFGYRALKSKLKNNKTAEDDWAAKEIKIIIRHFGENFQIILDNLNDSSVWRNVANEIGKSDISCMIKFNELKKAYQKMKKMKVMDPKVIIHWKYYSLIDEIFAAKGHEVDSLDVSMDDGDREQMEVLYEEDIKNYGQEEDDYQCIIVIPEGQDITNMEDAQIIIQNSQDMNKSEETVKNEAPTVNPNNKWIKRTKKRLLIHYLNYVRSRKSEVINPTEMWNEISTKLNKTPLSCRKMFAKLRSNHREAKNDVNKKKTPYFTLLEKILALKPKFSKTQKSLKAGKTFKDVPLAVEKVEQALRFYLLHIKEFNSPRFEKRHLWTELANFVGEPVTNVFNKVNYLKNSYNIETGEGVGQNTLLSELIKEIITEEITLKALAENDKVDVEDKTEYNWCDEEIEQLLILYLENLDQFKNPKYVRKYLWLDVSNVLKKSPLACSKKMSEIRTLYRNLVKENSEALNDWRFSSLCQKIYGTGKKEIGN